A genome region from Bombus pyrosoma isolate SC7728 linkage group LG14, ASM1482585v1, whole genome shotgun sequence includes the following:
- the LOC122575166 gene encoding adenosine kinase 2 isoform X1, with the protein MYYNICEKNYGTFDISNIEILVSYINFHQSLFSAIKMLREGLLLGLGNPLLDISATVDRNFLEKYDLKSNDAILAEEKHKPMYDELVELYNANFIAGGSVQNTMRVAQWFLEKPRVATYMGCVGIDKYSKILEDRARADGLNVRYQYTKKEPTGTCAVLITGNERSLCANLAAATCFSPSHIEESENKKIIEMAEYIYISGFFLTVSPETILMIAQHALEKNKMFIMNLSAPFLCEYYKKPMLEALPYVDILFGNEAEADTFAKTNDFKTTDRKEIALKLSQMEKLNKKRQRIVIITQGPDNILVVKDNTIIEIPATKLPNDKVVDTNGAGDAFVGGFLAQLVQGKSIEVCIKCGIWAATQIVQRSGCTYEGKPDFTP; encoded by the exons GGTACATTTGATATtagtaatatagaaatattagtatcatatataaattttcatcagtCGCTATTCAgtgcaataaaaatgttgag ggAGGGCCTCCTATTAGGCTTGGGTAATCCTCTTCTTGATATTTCAGCGACTGTAGATAggaattttttggaaaaatatgatttaaaatcGAACGATGCAATTCTTGCTGAAGAAAAACACAAGCCAATGTATGATGAATTAGTTGAATTGTATAACGCAAATTTTATCGCCGGTGGTTCTGTACAAAATACTATGCGAGTAGCACAA TGGTTCCTGGAGAAACCACGAGTTGCAACATACATGGGTTGCGTTGGAATAGATAAGTATTCCAAAATTTTGGAGGATAGAGCACGTGCAGATGGCTTAAATGTTCGTTATCAATATACAAAGAAAGAACCTACTGGTACCTGTGCTGTTCTTATTACTGGTAATGAACGTTCCTTATGTGCTAATTTGGCTGCAGCCACTTGTTTTTCACCTTCGCACATAGaagaatctgaaaataaaaaaattatagaaatggcagaatacatttatatttct GGCTTTTTCTTAACTGTAAGCCCAGAAACAATCCTGATGATTGCTCAACATgctttagaaaaaaataaaatgttcataATGAATCTGAGTGCACCATTTTTATGCGAATATTATAAGAAACCAATGTTGGAGGCTCTTCcttatgtagatattttatttggtaATGAGGCGGAAGCTGATACATTTGCAAAaacaaatgattttaaaaCTACGGATAGGAAAGAAATTGCATTGAAATTGTCACAAATGGAAAAACTGaataagaaaagacaaagaattGTTATAATAACACAAGGTCCCGATAATATATTAGTAGTTAAAGATAACACTATAATTGAGATTCCTGCTACAAAACTTCCGAATGATAAGGTTGTGGATACTAATGGAGCTGGTGATGCATTTGTAGGAG GTTTTTTGGCTCAACTTGTGCAAGGTAAAAGCATAGaagtttgtataaaatgtGGAATTTGGGCTGCAACTCAAATTGTACAAAGATCTGGATGTACTTACGAGGGGAAACCTGATTTTACTCCTTAA
- the LOC122575166 gene encoding adenosine kinase 2 isoform X2, translating into MAVHLRLGLRLCSTINRREGLLLGLGNPLLDISATVDRNFLEKYDLKSNDAILAEEKHKPMYDELVELYNANFIAGGSVQNTMRVAQWFLEKPRVATYMGCVGIDKYSKILEDRARADGLNVRYQYTKKEPTGTCAVLITGNERSLCANLAAATCFSPSHIEESENKKIIEMAEYIYISGFFLTVSPETILMIAQHALEKNKMFIMNLSAPFLCEYYKKPMLEALPYVDILFGNEAEADTFAKTNDFKTTDRKEIALKLSQMEKLNKKRQRIVIITQGPDNILVVKDNTIIEIPATKLPNDKVVDTNGAGDAFVGGFLAQLVQGKSIEVCIKCGIWAATQIVQRSGCTYEGKPDFTP; encoded by the exons ATGGCGGTGCACTTACG CTTAGGGTTGAGGTTATGTTCAACTATTAATAGAAG ggAGGGCCTCCTATTAGGCTTGGGTAATCCTCTTCTTGATATTTCAGCGACTGTAGATAggaattttttggaaaaatatgatttaaaatcGAACGATGCAATTCTTGCTGAAGAAAAACACAAGCCAATGTATGATGAATTAGTTGAATTGTATAACGCAAATTTTATCGCCGGTGGTTCTGTACAAAATACTATGCGAGTAGCACAA TGGTTCCTGGAGAAACCACGAGTTGCAACATACATGGGTTGCGTTGGAATAGATAAGTATTCCAAAATTTTGGAGGATAGAGCACGTGCAGATGGCTTAAATGTTCGTTATCAATATACAAAGAAAGAACCTACTGGTACCTGTGCTGTTCTTATTACTGGTAATGAACGTTCCTTATGTGCTAATTTGGCTGCAGCCACTTGTTTTTCACCTTCGCACATAGaagaatctgaaaataaaaaaattatagaaatggcagaatacatttatatttct GGCTTTTTCTTAACTGTAAGCCCAGAAACAATCCTGATGATTGCTCAACATgctttagaaaaaaataaaatgttcataATGAATCTGAGTGCACCATTTTTATGCGAATATTATAAGAAACCAATGTTGGAGGCTCTTCcttatgtagatattttatttggtaATGAGGCGGAAGCTGATACATTTGCAAAaacaaatgattttaaaaCTACGGATAGGAAAGAAATTGCATTGAAATTGTCACAAATGGAAAAACTGaataagaaaagacaaagaattGTTATAATAACACAAGGTCCCGATAATATATTAGTAGTTAAAGATAACACTATAATTGAGATTCCTGCTACAAAACTTCCGAATGATAAGGTTGTGGATACTAATGGAGCTGGTGATGCATTTGTAGGAG GTTTTTTGGCTCAACTTGTGCAAGGTAAAAGCATAGaagtttgtataaaatgtGGAATTTGGGCTGCAACTCAAATTGTACAAAGATCTGGATGTACTTACGAGGGGAAACCTGATTTTACTCCTTAA
- the LOC122575166 gene encoding adenosine kinase 2 isoform X4: MYDELVELYNANFIAGGSVQNTMRVAQWFLEKPRVATYMGCVGIDKYSKILEDRARADGLNVRYQYTKKEPTGTCAVLITGNERSLCANLAAATCFSPSHIEESENKKIIEMAEYIYISGFFLTVSPETILMIAQHALEKNKMFIMNLSAPFLCEYYKKPMLEALPYVDILFGNEAEADTFAKTNDFKTTDRKEIALKLSQMEKLNKKRQRIVIITQGPDNILVVKDNTIIEIPATKLPNDKVVDTNGAGDAFVGGFLAQLVQGKSIEVCIKCGIWAATQIVQRSGCTYEGKPDFTP; the protein is encoded by the exons ATGTATGATGAATTAGTTGAATTGTATAACGCAAATTTTATCGCCGGTGGTTCTGTACAAAATACTATGCGAGTAGCACAA TGGTTCCTGGAGAAACCACGAGTTGCAACATACATGGGTTGCGTTGGAATAGATAAGTATTCCAAAATTTTGGAGGATAGAGCACGTGCAGATGGCTTAAATGTTCGTTATCAATATACAAAGAAAGAACCTACTGGTACCTGTGCTGTTCTTATTACTGGTAATGAACGTTCCTTATGTGCTAATTTGGCTGCAGCCACTTGTTTTTCACCTTCGCACATAGaagaatctgaaaataaaaaaattatagaaatggcagaatacatttatatttct GGCTTTTTCTTAACTGTAAGCCCAGAAACAATCCTGATGATTGCTCAACATgctttagaaaaaaataaaatgttcataATGAATCTGAGTGCACCATTTTTATGCGAATATTATAAGAAACCAATGTTGGAGGCTCTTCcttatgtagatattttatttggtaATGAGGCGGAAGCTGATACATTTGCAAAaacaaatgattttaaaaCTACGGATAGGAAAGAAATTGCATTGAAATTGTCACAAATGGAAAAACTGaataagaaaagacaaagaattGTTATAATAACACAAGGTCCCGATAATATATTAGTAGTTAAAGATAACACTATAATTGAGATTCCTGCTACAAAACTTCCGAATGATAAGGTTGTGGATACTAATGGAGCTGGTGATGCATTTGTAGGAG GTTTTTTGGCTCAACTTGTGCAAGGTAAAAGCATAGaagtttgtataaaatgtGGAATTTGGGCTGCAACTCAAATTGTACAAAGATCTGGATGTACTTACGAGGGGAAACCTGATTTTACTCCTTAA
- the LOC122575166 gene encoding adenosine kinase 1 isoform X3: MAVHLREGLLLGLGNPLLDISATVDRNFLEKYDLKSNDAILAEEKHKPMYDELVELYNANFIAGGSVQNTMRVAQWFLEKPRVATYMGCVGIDKYSKILEDRARADGLNVRYQYTKKEPTGTCAVLITGNERSLCANLAAATCFSPSHIEESENKKIIEMAEYIYISGFFLTVSPETILMIAQHALEKNKMFIMNLSAPFLCEYYKKPMLEALPYVDILFGNEAEADTFAKTNDFKTTDRKEIALKLSQMEKLNKKRQRIVIITQGPDNILVVKDNTIIEIPATKLPNDKVVDTNGAGDAFVGGFLAQLVQGKSIEVCIKCGIWAATQIVQRSGCTYEGKPDFTP; this comes from the exons ATGGCGGTGCACTTACG ggAGGGCCTCCTATTAGGCTTGGGTAATCCTCTTCTTGATATTTCAGCGACTGTAGATAggaattttttggaaaaatatgatttaaaatcGAACGATGCAATTCTTGCTGAAGAAAAACACAAGCCAATGTATGATGAATTAGTTGAATTGTATAACGCAAATTTTATCGCCGGTGGTTCTGTACAAAATACTATGCGAGTAGCACAA TGGTTCCTGGAGAAACCACGAGTTGCAACATACATGGGTTGCGTTGGAATAGATAAGTATTCCAAAATTTTGGAGGATAGAGCACGTGCAGATGGCTTAAATGTTCGTTATCAATATACAAAGAAAGAACCTACTGGTACCTGTGCTGTTCTTATTACTGGTAATGAACGTTCCTTATGTGCTAATTTGGCTGCAGCCACTTGTTTTTCACCTTCGCACATAGaagaatctgaaaataaaaaaattatagaaatggcagaatacatttatatttct GGCTTTTTCTTAACTGTAAGCCCAGAAACAATCCTGATGATTGCTCAACATgctttagaaaaaaataaaatgttcataATGAATCTGAGTGCACCATTTTTATGCGAATATTATAAGAAACCAATGTTGGAGGCTCTTCcttatgtagatattttatttggtaATGAGGCGGAAGCTGATACATTTGCAAAaacaaatgattttaaaaCTACGGATAGGAAAGAAATTGCATTGAAATTGTCACAAATGGAAAAACTGaataagaaaagacaaagaattGTTATAATAACACAAGGTCCCGATAATATATTAGTAGTTAAAGATAACACTATAATTGAGATTCCTGCTACAAAACTTCCGAATGATAAGGTTGTGGATACTAATGGAGCTGGTGATGCATTTGTAGGAG GTTTTTTGGCTCAACTTGTGCAAGGTAAAAGCATAGaagtttgtataaaatgtGGAATTTGGGCTGCAACTCAAATTGTACAAAGATCTGGATGTACTTACGAGGGGAAACCTGATTTTACTCCTTAA